A part of Streptomyces sp. NBC_00557 genomic DNA contains:
- a CDS encoding ABC transporter permease, whose amino-acid sequence MRALGRAELALLGRNRSAVFTALVMPLAVPFSMRPALDQLDLKKEGLNIGVVLTTTAIGFSFLFAVYTSLVSAYVARREELVLKRLRTGELSDAEILTGTALPAVGLGLAQAVLLCTGCAVLLHTGAPRAPYLTLLGLAAGLVLSAALAALTASFTRSVESAQVTALPLVVVSMIGSGITIPTEVLPDRLASVCELLPLSPAVRLVRAGWTGQSSIHETLVTAATAVAWLIVAMCAVRRWFRWDPRR is encoded by the coding sequence ATGCGGGCGTTGGGGCGGGCCGAACTGGCCCTGCTCGGACGCAACCGCAGCGCCGTCTTCACCGCGCTCGTCATGCCGCTCGCCGTGCCGTTCAGCATGCGGCCGGCCCTCGACCAGCTGGACCTGAAGAAGGAGGGACTGAACATCGGGGTGGTGCTGACGACCACCGCGATCGGGTTCTCCTTCCTCTTCGCCGTCTACACGTCCCTGGTCAGCGCCTACGTCGCCCGCCGGGAGGAACTCGTCCTCAAACGGCTGCGCACCGGTGAACTCTCCGACGCCGAGATCCTCACCGGCACGGCCCTGCCCGCCGTCGGTCTCGGCCTCGCCCAGGCGGTGCTGCTGTGCACCGGCTGCGCCGTGCTGCTGCACACCGGCGCGCCCAGGGCGCCGTACCTGACCCTCCTGGGGCTGGCGGCGGGGCTCGTGCTGAGCGCCGCGCTCGCCGCGCTCACCGCGTCCTTCACCCGGAGCGTGGAGAGCGCACAGGTCACCGCGCTGCCCCTGGTGGTCGTCTCCATGATCGGCTCCGGCATCACGATCCCCACCGAGGTCCTGCCCGACCGGCTCGCCTCGGTCTGCGAACTGCTTCCGCTGTCCCCGGCGGTCCGGCTCGTCCGTGCGGGCTGGACCGGCCAGTCGAGCATCCACGAGACACTGGTCACGGCGGCGACCGCGGTGGCGTGGCTCATCGTGGCGATGTGTGCGGTACGGCGGTGGTTCCGGTGGGACCCACGCCGCTGA